The Castellaniella sp. genome includes a window with the following:
- a CDS encoding helix-turn-helix domain-containing protein — MHAFVTDDQADGHVLTVRQQLLWPLLNEAAAWSDGAHVAPLCLSIQSLAGESAEEAQRLDLLFGQLQQEYAGQQPGRAQSLELLAQLIFISLLRLSPQAMDSPPPCREELQLFLDFNAMIEDGFCRHWTIPHYAEQVGISEQRLNEICHGIAGKPPKRLINERLMQEARRLLLYTNQPVSQVGYRLGFEDPAYFGRFFLRHAGLAPGNYRSHMTRDLMLSDQQP, encoded by the coding sequence GTGCATGCCTTTGTCACGGACGATCAGGCCGATGGCCATGTATTGACAGTGCGCCAGCAGCTATTGTGGCCGCTCTTGAACGAGGCCGCCGCCTGGTCGGACGGGGCACACGTGGCACCGCTATGCCTGTCGATCCAGAGCCTGGCTGGGGAATCCGCCGAGGAAGCGCAGCGCCTGGATTTACTGTTTGGGCAACTGCAGCAAGAATACGCCGGTCAGCAGCCGGGCCGCGCCCAAAGTCTGGAGCTGCTGGCCCAGCTGATTTTCATCAGCCTGCTGCGCCTGTCACCCCAAGCCATGGATTCGCCGCCACCCTGCCGTGAGGAACTGCAGCTGTTTCTGGACTTTAATGCCATGATTGAAGACGGCTTTTGCCGCCACTGGACGATTCCGCATTATGCCGAACAGGTGGGGATTTCAGAGCAACGGCTGAATGAAATCTGCCACGGCATCGCGGGCAAGCCCCCAAAACGCCTGATCAACGAGCGCCTGATGCAGGAAGCCCGGCGCCTGCTGCTATACACCAACCAGCCGGTCAGTCAGGTCGGCTATCGGCTGGGCTTCGAGGACCCGGCATACTTTGGCCGGTTTTTTCTGCGGCATGCGGGACTGGCGCCGGGCAATTATCGCAGCCACATGACCCGCGATCTTATGTTGTCTGACCAGCAGCCATGA
- a CDS encoding 5-oxoprolinase subunit PxpA encodes MDLNSDLGESFGAWRMGDDAGLLAIVTSANIACGFHAGDPAGILDTLRAAAARGVVVGAHVGYPDLVGFGRRAMDPSSRELMADVIYQIGALQGLAAVAGTQVRYVKPHGALYNTIAADTRQAGDVIAAMLALDPQLILMGLAGSPLLEQARQRGLRVVAEIFADRAYTPQGTLVSRQLDGAVLHDPDQVAARMLDWSRTGFITAIDGTRVRLQADSICVHGDSPGALALAQTVRSRLDAEGVQLRPFADSPGA; translated from the coding sequence ATGGACTTGAACAGTGATCTAGGGGAAAGCTTTGGGGCCTGGCGCATGGGCGATGACGCCGGCCTGCTGGCGATTGTCACCAGCGCGAATATTGCCTGCGGTTTTCACGCCGGGGATCCGGCAGGGATATTGGATACCTTGCGGGCAGCTGCAGCGCGCGGCGTGGTTGTGGGGGCGCATGTGGGATATCCCGATCTGGTGGGTTTTGGCCGCCGGGCCATGGACCCCAGCAGCCGCGAACTGATGGCGGATGTGATCTACCAGATCGGGGCCTTGCAGGGGCTGGCCGCCGTGGCCGGCACCCAAGTGCGCTATGTCAAACCTCACGGGGCTTTGTACAACACCATTGCGGCCGATACGCGGCAGGCGGGGGATGTCATTGCCGCCATGCTGGCGCTGGACCCGCAGCTCATCCTGATGGGGTTGGCGGGCTCGCCCTTGCTGGAACAAGCCCGCCAGCGTGGCTTGCGGGTGGTGGCTGAAATTTTTGCCGATCGGGCCTATACCCCGCAGGGCACCCTGGTGTCGCGGCAACTGGACGGGGCCGTGCTGCATGATCCGGATCAAGTCGCCGCCCGCATGTTGGATTGGTCGCGGACGGGTTTCATCACTGCCATTGACGGGACGCGGGTGCGCCTGCAGGCGGATTCGATCTGTGTGCATGGCGATAGCCCTGGGGCATTGGCGCTGGCGCAGACGGTGCGCTCCCGGCTGGATGCCGAAGGGGTGCAACTGCGGCCTTTTGCGGATTCGCCGGGGGCTTGA
- the dbpA gene encoding ATP-dependent RNA helicase DbpA — protein sequence MTTHAFSSLPLSPTQLDNLAQMEYTAMTPIQAQSLPIILEGRDLIAQAKTGSGKTAAFGLGILHRLDPARWVTQALVICPTRELSEQVAIELRRLARAEGNIKILTLTGGASARPQTESLAHGAHVIVGTPGRLLDHLARQTLDLSAVHTLVLDEADRMVDMGFFADVMAIASTCPSQRQTLLFSATYPDSIRNDAEHLLNDPAMVKVDAIHSDAQIQQHFYEVDEAGRFDAVATLLRHFQPASALAFCNTKAACAALASHLKHAGFSALALHGDMDQRDRDDVLAQFSNHSCNILVATDVAARGLDIPSLPMVINVELARDPQVHIHRIGRTGRMQENGLALSLCDPADRYVASRIEKSLEQTLHWDALPRPQASRGRPTPAPMVTLLVLGGKKAKLRPGDLLGALTGDGGLTREQVGKISITDQVSYIALSRDIAHRAFPRLSNILIKGKTQRMKLL from the coding sequence GTGACCACACACGCTTTTTCCAGCTTGCCGCTGTCCCCTACCCAACTCGATAACCTGGCGCAGATGGAATACACAGCCATGACGCCGATTCAGGCGCAAAGCTTGCCGATTATCCTGGAAGGCCGTGATCTGATCGCGCAGGCCAAAACCGGCAGCGGCAAGACCGCTGCCTTTGGATTGGGCATTTTGCACCGTCTGGACCCGGCGCGATGGGTGACTCAGGCTCTGGTGATCTGCCCCACCCGCGAACTATCGGAACAGGTCGCCATAGAACTGCGCCGTCTGGCACGCGCCGAGGGCAACATCAAGATTCTGACGCTGACTGGGGGCGCGTCCGCGCGCCCGCAGACCGAGTCGCTGGCGCATGGTGCCCACGTCATCGTAGGCACGCCCGGGCGCCTGTTGGACCATTTGGCCCGCCAGACCCTGGATCTGTCCGCCGTGCACACCTTGGTGCTGGACGAGGCGGACCGCATGGTAGACATGGGATTTTTCGCGGATGTGATGGCAATTGCCAGTACATGCCCCAGCCAGCGCCAAACCTTGCTGTTTTCCGCCACCTACCCGGACAGCATCCGCAACGATGCCGAACACCTGCTGAACGACCCCGCCATGGTCAAGGTCGACGCTATACACAGCGATGCCCAAATCCAACAGCACTTCTACGAGGTCGACGAGGCTGGACGTTTCGATGCAGTGGCGACGCTGCTGCGACATTTCCAGCCCGCCTCCGCGTTGGCTTTTTGCAACACCAAGGCAGCCTGTGCCGCGCTGGCCAGCCACCTGAAACACGCAGGCTTCAGTGCGCTGGCGCTGCATGGCGACATGGATCAGCGTGATCGGGACGATGTCCTGGCGCAATTCTCCAACCACAGCTGCAATATCCTGGTGGCAACCGACGTGGCGGCACGCGGGCTGGACATACCGTCGCTGCCCATGGTGATCAACGTCGAACTGGCCCGCGACCCCCAGGTACACATCCACCGCATCGGACGAACCGGCCGGATGCAGGAAAACGGCCTGGCCCTGAGCCTCTGCGACCCGGCAGACCGCTATGTCGCGTCACGCATAGAAAAAAGCCTGGAACAGACCCTACATTGGGATGCCCTGCCCCGCCCACAGGCATCCAGAGGGCGCCCAACCCCGGCGCCTATGGTCACACTGCTGGTGCTGGGGGGCAAAAAAGCCAAGCTGCGGCCAGGCGACCTGTTGGGTGCGCTGACCGGCGACGGTGGCTTGACACGCGAACAGGTGGGCAAAATCAGCATCACGGATCAGGTATCCTATATTGCCCTCAGCCGAGACATCGCACACCGTGCATTTCCACGCCTGAGCAATATCCTGATCAAAGGCAAAACGCAGCGGATGAAACTGCTCTAG
- a CDS encoding p-hydroxyphenylacetate 3-hydroxylase reductase component: MHDALRPQPTKAFDPRVLRRALGNFATGVTIVTANDGDAMVGVTANSFSSVSLDPPLVLWSIDKRSSSFPVFQRASHFAINILSMGQIELSNRFARPSDSRYSGVEWRSGHGGCVLLEDTSASFQCRKHQIIDGGDHWIMIGQVVDFEDNGSPPLVYHQGAYSMVLSHPQRERENPPVVDKSVRGRLADHTYFLLTQAVRSYQQSYQPEQVKIGWRPSEARVLMLLDDGLCRDVAALAHDADMPVHAVEQTLILLVSRGLVRQADGGYELTREGCARVCDIWALAQHHEAQILSQFDEAEIAAFKRVLKGIMAAGQTT, translated from the coding sequence ATGCATGATGCCCTGCGGCCCCAGCCAACCAAAGCTTTTGATCCGCGCGTGCTGCGCCGTGCGCTGGGCAACTTTGCCACCGGGGTAACCATCGTGACGGCCAATGACGGTGACGCCATGGTGGGCGTCACGGCCAACAGCTTCAGTTCAGTCTCGCTGGACCCGCCTCTGGTCCTCTGGAGCATCGACAAACGCTCCAGCAGCTTTCCTGTATTCCAGCGGGCCAGCCATTTCGCCATCAATATCCTGTCGATGGGCCAGATCGAGCTCTCCAACCGTTTTGCCCGGCCCAGCGATAGCCGTTACTCAGGGGTTGAGTGGCGATCCGGCCACGGAGGTTGCGTGCTGTTGGAAGACACCAGCGCCAGTTTCCAGTGCCGCAAGCACCAGATCATCGATGGCGGCGACCATTGGATCATGATTGGCCAAGTGGTGGATTTTGAAGATAATGGCAGCCCGCCGCTGGTGTATCACCAGGGGGCTTATTCGATGGTCTTGTCCCACCCTCAGCGCGAACGAGAAAACCCTCCGGTGGTCGACAAAAGTGTGCGTGGGCGGCTGGCGGACCATACCTATTTTCTGCTGACCCAGGCTGTGCGCAGCTATCAGCAAAGCTATCAGCCCGAGCAGGTGAAAATCGGCTGGCGGCCCAGCGAAGCCCGCGTGCTGATGCTATTGGATGATGGCTTGTGCCGTGATGTCGCGGCCCTGGCACATGATGCCGATATGCCGGTACATGCCGTAGAACAGACCCTGATCCTGCTGGTCAGCCGAGGCCTGGTGCGCCAGGCGGATGGTGGCTATGAACTGACCCGCGAGGGCTGTGCCCGGGTCTGCGATATCTGGGCGCTGGCCCAGCACCACGAGGCTCAGATTCTGTCGCAGTTCGATGAAGCAGAAATCGCTGCCTTCAAGCGCGTTCTGAAGGGCATCATGGCTGCTGGTCAGACAACATAA
- a CDS encoding DUF4351 domain-containing protein produces the protein MPATQHHPMPSADTGQIADDHDSPWKEALELFFPQAMALLAVELHTQIDWAAPIEFLDKELQAIQRAATPAKGRQLVDKLVRVQLLTGSTALLLVHIEVQGRLSGPAQSQAFSWRILQYKILIQTREMRKHQTPTPPLIYSLGILIDQPLPKPGAMPLTALCYQDKFLSQKTEFTFPVVELNDWRSRLEELDALAPANPFAVILIAQIQASAHADKAARLGPLLKIVRRLYDYGYDGNQIRQILRLVEWIIRLPPDLEPEYFAATDRLHQEHNMSYVTVAERVYTQRGLEQGLEQGLEQGREQGQASLLLRLLQHRFGAMPDETIQRIQAADTQQLEIWSLNTLDAKTLDEVFHD, from the coding sequence ATGCCCGCCACGCAACACCACCCGATGCCGTCCGCCGACACAGGCCAGATCGCCGATGATCACGACAGCCCATGGAAGGAAGCACTCGAATTGTTTTTCCCACAGGCCATGGCCTTGCTGGCCGTTGAGCTGCACACACAAATCGACTGGGCAGCCCCCATTGAATTCCTGGACAAAGAACTGCAAGCCATCCAACGTGCCGCCACCCCCGCCAAGGGCCGCCAACTGGTGGACAAACTGGTCCGAGTCCAGCTATTAACGGGCAGCACCGCCCTGCTGTTAGTGCACATCGAGGTCCAGGGACGCCTGTCCGGCCCCGCCCAGTCCCAGGCATTCAGCTGGCGCATCCTGCAATACAAAATCCTGATCCAGACGCGCGAAATGCGCAAACACCAGACTCCGACGCCACCCCTCATCTACAGCCTGGGCATCCTGATCGACCAGCCCCTGCCAAAGCCTGGCGCGATGCCGCTGACTGCCTTGTGCTATCAGGATAAGTTCTTGTCGCAAAAGACCGAATTCACCTTTCCAGTTGTAGAATTGAATGATTGGCGTAGTCGCCTGGAAGAACTGGACGCCTTGGCCCCGGCCAACCCCTTTGCCGTCATCCTGATCGCGCAGATACAGGCTTCAGCGCATGCCGACAAGGCAGCCCGGCTGGGGCCTTTGTTGAAAATCGTCCGTCGCCTGTACGACTATGGCTACGATGGTAATCAGATCCGGCAAATACTACGCCTGGTGGAATGGATCATCCGCCTACCACCGGATCTGGAACCAGAATACTTTGCAGCAACCGATCGACTGCACCAGGAGCACAACATGAGTTACGTCACCGTTGCCGAACGGGTATACACCCAACGCGGGCTGGAGCAGGGGTTGGAACAAGGGCTGGAACAAGGCCGCGAACAGGGCCAGGCATCCTTGTTGCTGCGACTGCTGCAGCACCGCTTTGGCGCAATGCCTGACGAAACCATTCAGCGCATCCAGGCTGCAGATACCCAACAACTGGAAATCTGGTCCCTGAACACCCTGGATGCCAAAACCCTGGACGAAGTATTTCACGACTAG
- a CDS encoding GntR family transcriptional regulator yields the protein MQSRHYPSTTPGLSLADSVAENLRQQLIHGQLHAGQRLSEASLSEQLDVSRNTLREAFRILVKEGLLHHAPNRGVSVVVPSIADIIDIYRVRRLIECQALAQAWPRHPAHKRLTQATEDAQQRREAGDWQGVGSANMAFHAGIVALADSARLAAMFADIAAELRLAFGLLDDPEYLHAPFVDQNSHLLGLFESGDTSAAAQALEHYLIQSERMVLSVYTGRID from the coding sequence ATGCAATCCAGACATTATCCCAGCACCACCCCAGGCTTGAGTCTGGCGGATTCGGTCGCAGAAAACCTGCGCCAGCAACTGATACACGGCCAGCTGCATGCGGGCCAACGCCTGTCGGAGGCCAGCCTGAGCGAGCAACTGGATGTATCCCGCAATACCTTGCGCGAAGCCTTCCGCATTTTGGTGAAAGAAGGCCTGCTGCACCACGCGCCCAACCGCGGCGTTTCGGTGGTGGTCCCCAGCATTGCGGATATTATCGATATCTACCGGGTGCGGCGCCTGATTGAATGTCAGGCACTGGCCCAGGCCTGGCCCCGGCATCCCGCCCACAAGCGCCTGACCCAGGCCACCGAAGATGCCCAACAACGGCGCGAAGCGGGCGATTGGCAAGGGGTGGGATCGGCCAATATGGCGTTTCATGCAGGCATTGTGGCCCTGGCTGACAGTGCCCGCCTGGCGGCCATGTTTGCCGACATCGCCGCCGAATTGCGCCTGGCATTTGGCCTGCTGGACGACCCTGAATACTTGCACGCGCCTTTTGTGGACCAAAACAGCCACTTGCTGGGCCTGTTTGAATCCGGCGATACCAGCGCCGCCGCCCAGGCGCTGGAGCACTATCTGATCCAGTCCGAGCGCATGGTGCTGTCCGTTTATACCGGGCGCATCGACTAA
- a CDS encoding TenA family protein: MTTNFAAGPHTQALWQRVQPIVARTEALPFLNQMANGSLDPVAFVNYIRQDSLYLIGYARAMALLAAKATTRPESRFWAESSASAISVEEGMHGDLLADTRLAAACQQLEVASKPAQASPTTLGYVSFLLAAAATESYGIGVAGVLPCFWVYAHVGKVLVQQAGTLAADHPYATWMAAYDSDVFDQSTRQAVGILEQALGDATDAERSRMMDVFEQACVYEWHFWATAHALQGWDLS, from the coding sequence ATGACCACAAATTTTGCCGCTGGACCCCATACACAGGCACTCTGGCAGCGCGTCCAACCCATCGTGGCCCGCACCGAAGCCCTGCCCTTTCTGAACCAGATGGCCAACGGATCGCTGGACCCGGTCGCTTTTGTCAATTACATCCGCCAGGACAGCCTATACCTGATCGGCTATGCCCGCGCCATGGCGCTGCTGGCTGCAAAGGCCACTACCCGCCCAGAATCTCGTTTCTGGGCCGAGTCCTCGGCCTCGGCAATCAGCGTCGAAGAAGGCATGCACGGCGACCTGCTGGCCGATACCCGCCTGGCTGCTGCCTGCCAGCAACTGGAGGTGGCCAGCAAACCCGCCCAGGCCTCGCCCACCACGCTGGGCTATGTCTCATTCCTGTTGGCCGCCGCTGCTACCGAATCCTATGGCATCGGCGTGGCGGGCGTACTGCCTTGCTTCTGGGTCTATGCCCATGTGGGCAAGGTTCTGGTCCAGCAGGCAGGCACCCTGGCGGCTGACCATCCCTACGCCACCTGGATGGCCGCCTATGACAGCGATGTCTTTGATCAGTCCACCCGCCAGGCGGTCGGCATCCTGGAACAGGCCTTGGGCGACGCCACCGATGCCGAGCGCAGCCGCATGATGGACGTCTTCGAGCAGGCTTGCGTCTACGAATGGCACTTCTGGGCCACCGCCCATGCCTTGCAGGGCTGGGATCTGAGCTAG
- a CDS encoding nucleoside deaminase codes for MDQFLQLALDEARLGLAEGGIPIGSVIVHQGRVLGRGHNRRVQQGSAILHGEMDAFENAGRQPAQIYQQSVIYTTLSPCSMCTGAILLYGIPRVVIGENQTFMGDEDLLRARGVQVEVVQDPGCIALMRDFIRDHPDLWNEDIGED; via the coding sequence ATGGATCAGTTTTTGCAACTTGCCCTGGATGAGGCCCGCCTAGGCCTGGCCGAGGGCGGGATTCCCATCGGGTCGGTGATTGTGCACCAGGGCCGTGTGCTGGGGCGTGGCCATAATCGCCGCGTCCAGCAAGGCAGCGCCATCCTGCACGGTGAGATGGATGCCTTTGAAAATGCAGGCCGTCAGCCCGCTCAGATATATCAGCAGTCGGTCATCTATACCACCTTATCGCCCTGCTCTATGTGCACCGGCGCGATTCTGCTCTATGGCATTCCCCGCGTGGTCATTGGTGAAAACCAAACCTTTATGGGGGATGAGGACTTACTGCGGGCCCGAGGGGTCCAGGTCGAGGTTGTTCAAGACCCTGGCTGTATTGCCTTGATGCGAGACTTCATTCGGGATCATCCGGATTTATGGAATGAGGATATCGGAGAGGATTGA
- a CDS encoding p-hydroxyphenylacetate 3-hydroxylase oxygenase component, translated as MTSPNPMLDRIRAILPDIAARADQAEKERQVPAENIRLLKQTGMHRAFQPRHYGGLEMSLPDFAQCVVALSGACGGTSWAFSLLCTHSHQLAMFSKQLQDEVWGQNPDATASSSIAPFGRTEEVEGGILFSGEMGWSSGCDHADWAIVGFNRFDANGEKVYCFAVVPRQDYTIRDDWYAMGMRGSGSKTLILDKVFVPEHRIQAAKGMMEGQSAGFGLYPDSQIFYTPYRPYFASGFAAISLGVAERMLEAFKEKTRNRVRAYTGASVGMATPALMRLAESTHQVGAARAFLEKTWEDHRVHGVAKQYPTAETLTAWRTNQAYAVKMCIEAVDRLFSVAGASAWFDGNELQRLFRDSHMTGAHAYTDYDVCSQILGRSIMGMEPDPTMI; from the coding sequence ATGACTAGCCCCAATCCCATGCTGGATCGCATCCGCGCCATTCTGCCTGACATCGCTGCACGCGCCGATCAGGCAGAAAAAGAGCGCCAGGTGCCTGCTGAAAATATCCGGCTGCTGAAGCAAACCGGCATGCATCGTGCTTTTCAGCCTCGCCACTACGGTGGCCTGGAAATGTCCTTGCCGGATTTTGCCCAATGCGTGGTGGCACTGTCGGGGGCCTGCGGGGGTACTTCCTGGGCATTCAGCCTGCTGTGCACGCATAGCCACCAGTTGGCCATGTTTTCCAAGCAATTGCAGGATGAAGTCTGGGGCCAGAACCCCGACGCCACGGCCAGCAGCAGCATTGCCCCGTTTGGGCGCACAGAAGAAGTCGAGGGCGGCATTCTGTTCAGCGGCGAAATGGGCTGGAGCAGCGGCTGTGATCATGCCGATTGGGCCATTGTGGGCTTTAATCGTTTCGATGCGAATGGCGAAAAGGTCTATTGTTTCGCTGTGGTGCCACGTCAGGACTACACCATCCGCGACGACTGGTATGCCATGGGCATGCGCGGCAGCGGTTCCAAGACCCTGATTCTGGATAAGGTATTTGTGCCAGAGCACCGGATTCAAGCGGCCAAGGGCATGATGGAAGGCCAGTCTGCCGGCTTCGGTCTGTATCCCGACAGCCAGATTTTCTATACTCCATATCGTCCATATTTTGCCAGTGGCTTTGCCGCCATCAGCCTGGGCGTGGCCGAGCGCATGCTCGAAGCCTTCAAGGAAAAGACCCGCAATCGCGTGCGCGCCTATACTGGGGCCAGTGTCGGCATGGCCACCCCAGCCTTGATGCGCCTGGCTGAATCCACCCATCAGGTGGGTGCTGCGCGGGCCTTCCTGGAAAAGACCTGGGAAGATCATCGTGTGCATGGCGTGGCCAAGCAATATCCCACCGCAGAAACGCTGACCGCTTGGCGCACCAATCAGGCCTATGCCGTCAAAATGTGCATCGAAGCCGTGGATCGTCTGTTCAGCGTGGCAGGGGCCAGCGCCTGGTTCGATGGCAACGAACTGCAGCGGCTGTTCCGTGACAGCCACATGACCGGGGCCCACGCGTACACAGACTATGACGTGTGCTCACAGATACTTGGGCGCTCCATCATGGGCATGGAACCCGATCCTACGATGATTTAA
- a CDS encoding DJ-1/PfpI family protein has translation MAKKLLMLVGDYVEDYEVMVPFQALLAVGHAVHAVCPDKKAGDFVATAIHDFEGAQTYSEKPGHRFTLNQDFATIDPAAYDALVVPGGRAPEYLRMNPRVLEIVQHFHQADKPIAAICHGAQLLAAAGILQGKTCSAYPACAAEVRLAGGTYAEIGIDQAHTDGKLVTAPAWPAHPAWIAQFLAVLGTKIQH, from the coding sequence ATGGCTAAAAAACTATTGATGCTGGTGGGTGATTATGTCGAAGATTACGAGGTCATGGTGCCGTTTCAGGCACTGCTGGCGGTGGGCCATGCTGTGCACGCCGTCTGCCCGGATAAAAAAGCCGGGGACTTCGTCGCCACTGCCATCCATGACTTCGAGGGCGCCCAGACCTACAGCGAAAAGCCCGGCCATCGCTTTACCCTGAACCAGGATTTTGCGACCATTGATCCCGCTGCCTACGATGCCTTGGTCGTGCCCGGTGGGCGGGCGCCTGAATACCTGCGCATGAATCCCCGTGTCCTGGAAATCGTGCAGCATTTCCACCAGGCGGACAAACCCATTGCCGCAATCTGCCATGGTGCCCAGTTGCTGGCTGCCGCCGGCATTCTGCAGGGCAAGACCTGCTCGGCCTACCCAGCCTGCGCTGCCGAGGTCCGCCTGGCGGGCGGCACCTATGCCGAAATCGGCATCGATCAGGCCCATACGGATGGCAAGCTGGTCACCGCCCCAGCCTGGCCCGCGCACCCTGCCTGGATTGCCCAATTCCTGGCCGTGCTGGGCACCAAGATCCAGCACTAA
- a CDS encoding sodium:solute symporter family protein produces the protein MLSTFATLSWLIVFAGSFSLAGVWYARRSHDNLEDFIVARNSQSATATILTLLASSLGAWILFSPAQAATWGGIGAITGYALGSMAPRLTMIPLGQRMRELIPRGHTLTEFVMVRYGRGLYGLVLIIMMFYLFISLTAEITAISKMVTLIAPIPLWVTAGIVLGCTLLYTAWGGLRTSIFTDQVQMIIIVPLLGILVLLGWQASGGIGAVTHELQIKAPQLLEFDNFSGIKAGLTFFVAILLTGLFHQGNWQRVYAAKSIRAMRHGFMLGGLLVAPVIFLMGLFGLVFVAQGGGDSSVALFTVLIPNLPVWFSIALIPLGLALVMSSADTAISAVSSMIAVDARRLMPQASTARLMHYSRMAIYLMAIPVWLASAQGYSVLYLFLLADLFCSAAAFPVFFGLYSPRYDGRTALISTLSGLLTGISVFPAPDGNMDTLLESFLLAALVPVAVSVLMTRLWPSRHYDLSQMQGRIRSLQA, from the coding sequence ATGTTAAGCACTTTTGCCACATTGTCGTGGCTGATCGTTTTTGCAGGCAGCTTTTCCCTGGCGGGCGTCTGGTATGCCCGCCGCAGCCACGACAACCTGGAAGACTTCATCGTGGCGCGCAACAGCCAGAGCGCGACTGCCACTATTCTGACACTGCTGGCCTCGTCACTGGGGGCCTGGATTTTGTTTTCCCCCGCCCAGGCGGCTACTTGGGGCGGGATCGGGGCCATTACCGGGTATGCGCTGGGGTCCATGGCCCCACGCCTGACCATGATCCCGCTGGGCCAGCGCATGCGCGAACTGATTCCGCGCGGCCATACCCTGACCGAGTTCGTCATGGTGCGCTACGGCCGCGGCCTGTACGGCCTGGTGTTGATCATCATGATGTTCTACCTGTTCATTTCATTGACGGCCGAGATCACCGCCATCTCGAAAATGGTCACCCTGATCGCCCCTATCCCTTTGTGGGTCACTGCGGGTATTGTGCTGGGCTGCACCCTACTGTATACCGCCTGGGGAGGCTTGAGAACCTCTATCTTTACCGACCAGGTGCAGATGATCATCATCGTGCCACTGCTGGGCATCCTGGTGCTGCTGGGCTGGCAGGCCAGTGGCGGTATCGGCGCAGTCACCCACGAACTGCAGATCAAAGCCCCTCAGTTGCTGGAATTCGATAATTTTTCAGGCATCAAAGCCGGGCTGACCTTTTTTGTGGCGATCCTGCTGACCGGCCTGTTCCATCAGGGTAACTGGCAGCGCGTCTACGCCGCGAAATCGATCCGCGCGATGCGCCACGGATTCATGCTGGGCGGCCTGCTGGTTGCCCCGGTCATTTTCCTGATGGGTTTATTCGGGCTGGTGTTTGTTGCCCAAGGCGGCGGCGACAGCTCTGTGGCGCTATTTACCGTGCTGATCCCCAATTTGCCGGTCTGGTTTTCCATTGCCCTGATTCCCTTGGGGCTGGCACTGGTCATGAGCAGCGCCGACACGGCCATCAGCGCTGTCTCCAGCATGATTGCCGTGGACGCCCGCCGCCTGATGCCGCAGGCGTCCACTGCACGCCTGATGCACTATTCACGCATGGCGATTTATCTGATGGCCATTCCCGTCTGGCTAGCCTCGGCCCAAGGCTACAGCGTGCTCTATCTATTCCTGCTGGCCGATCTGTTTTGTTCCGCCGCCGCTTTTCCCGTGTTTTTCGGCCTGTACAGCCCCCGCTACGATGGACGCACCGCCTTGATCAGCACCCTGAGCGGGCTGCTGACCGGCATTTCGGTATTCCCCGCCCCAGACGGGAACATGGATACCTTGCTGGAATCCTTTTTGTTGGCGGCCCTGGTGCCCGTAGCTGTATCGGTCCTGATGACCCGTCTATGGCCCAGCCGCCACTACGATCTTAGCCAAATGCAAGGCCGCATCCGCAGCCTGCAAGCCTAA